The following are encoded together in the Hemicordylus capensis ecotype Gifberg chromosome 4, rHemCap1.1.pri, whole genome shotgun sequence genome:
- the C4H1orf226 gene encoding uncharacterized protein C1orf226 homolog produces MFENSNTVPTPKLPPAKSASLQCRSSSGMSLRGQSTAFEWVGGNQHLKHLSKTVGTKVSDFLRRKESSSHSSLGVTEVNESAEAALSAGGGTLLSSQDQAERQVPIDSIPQLSPPPLITKKRTPRALKTTQDMLIASQPSMKNTDGSIPEESQGGPCQAARTEEWEAQEDGTSPRRAFGVPDLIHKDNLEPKLNTAYRICPISCAENSALSLISSPDKSLPECLLQSNMDPSKANISTLESEGHSPDLLSFE; encoded by the exons ATGTTTGAGAATTCGAACACTGTCCCTACACCAAAGCTGCCACCTgccaaatctgcttccttgcagtgCAGATCCTCCTCAGGTATGAGTCTACGAGGCCAGTCCACTGCTTTTGAATGGGTAGGTGGCAACCAGCACCTCAAGCATCTCAGCAAGACAGTTGGCACAAAAGTCAGCGATTTCCTACGCAGAAAGGAgtccagcagccacagcagcctgGGGGTAACAGAAGTCAATGAGAGCGCAGAGGCAGCACTCTCAGCTGGAGGAGGCACATTGCTGAGCAGCCAGGACCAGGCAGAGAG GCAGGTACCAATTGATTCCATTCCCCAACTCAGCCCACCCCCACTGATTACCAAAAAGCGAACTCCAAGAGCACTGAAAACCACCCAAGATATGTTGATTGCTTCCCAACCATCGATGAAGAACACAGATggttccattccagaggaaagcCAAGGGGGTCCATGCCAAGCTGCCAGGacagaggagtgggaggcacaaGAGGATGGAACCAGTCCCAGAAGGGCTTTTGGTGTTCCTGACCTCATTCATAAGGACAACCTGGAACCCAAACTGAATACTGCCTACAGAATATGCCCCATCTCTTGCGCAGAGAATTCTGCTCTCAGTCTCATTTCGAGCCCTGACAAAAGCCTTCCTGAGTGCCTGTTGCAAAGCAACATGGATCCCTCAAAGGCAAATATATCCACTCTGGAAAGTGAAGGCCACAGCCCAGACTTGCTGTCCTTTGAGTAG